ATTTAATTGTTAATAGTATAAATTAACTTTTCCAAATATTGCGCTATACTTTAAATTAAATTTAAAAAGAAATAACATGAAATTCAAAAATAAAATTTTAATAAATTAGAAATTATTATTGACTTTATTTTCACCAATAATTTAAACATTTTACTCATGATATTATTAAAATGAAAATAGCTAATTTTTCCATTTTAATAATATCAGAAACAAATTCTGAATTAATCTTTTCGCCTTTGATGTTAAAATACATAAAAAGAAAAAAGATCATAAACAAGAAGATGATATACATAATGAAGACATGAAAGATATCTTGGTTCTTGAGAAAGATCTTGCAATGAAAAAGGCACCCAAAATGTAATTAATATTAAATATAAAAGCAATTTTTTCCTTGATGGCATGATCATAGAATTTGCTCCTATATTTTTAATAGAGTTTTTCTTTTGATTATTCAATAATATTTATGAACCTAGTCAAATCTGATTTTTTAACTACAAATGATTTTCCTGATAAGAAATTTTTAATTTTATTAAAACTATCAAATTCTTTTTCCTCTTCATTATCGCTATCAGAATGATTCTCAATAGAATTAGTAACTTCAAATTTAAGAAAGACATAGTCTGAACTATTACTTTTATTAATCCTTATATTAATTTCATTTTCCATATCATCATAAGTTGTAGCTTCAAATACTTCACCAGTAGTAGTCATTGCATTTTTAAGTTTAGAAAGGTGCTTGTGTTCTAAATCTAAACCAATTCCTTGTGGCCCATCTTTTATGTAATTATTATGTCCTACTCTAAAACCAGTACCCCATGTATAATTATTTGTGATAACAAAAATAGCTCCATTGTTAAATTTTGCAAAAAATAGCTTCCAGTTATTAAAGTTATAATCAGAACTTTTATTAGTAATATTTTCATCCTTTCCATCTTTAATACCTAATGAAACTTCGTACATCATAACATCATTAGCACTTGCATCATTAGTATCTTGAATTTTATATTCTTTAAAAGATTCTTGATTATCTACAGATACCTTTAACTTTGGGTTTGATTTTGATTTTTTTTGTTTTTGTGATTCTAGTTGTTTTGGTATTGATTCTACTACTGGTGTAGATACCATTGAAATTAAATCTTTTGAAGGAGTTTTATTAGCTTCTAACTTTTCCGATGATACTGGTTTATTTGGAACTGAACCAGATTTTGCACTATCATCACCACTATCTTTTTTTGATTTTGAATTTTGATCTGGTAATTTTTGTTTTTCATCCGATTTTTTAATTGTCTTTTCCTTTTGTACCTGCTCTAAAGATGGTTGATTTAATTGTGGGTTAAATGAAATTGGATCATCCGCTTGTAGCTCCTTTTTTTCAGCTTTTACTGAAGTTTTTTGACTCTCATTATTCTTAAAATCTATTGACATTTTTTTTATTTTTTTAAAATCACAAGAAAATAATAATAAGCTAATAAAAATAATTTTTCTCATTATTACACTCCTTATATAAGGGATATAACATCTTTGTATTTTTATTTAAGAAAGTAATATAACTTATTATATTTTATCCACTCATATAAATATAAGTCTTATTTTATATTTTCCCAATATTTTGAGGGTTTTTATTCAAAAGCAAAAATGCAAACATAAAAATATACACCTGATGATTTGAGTTTATGGTAACATCAACAATCGAAGAACGACTAATGTTAGTCTAAATTTGTTAATCTTGTATAAGATACTACTATAACAATCCCATATCATAATATTTGTAAGATTGATTTTAGATTTAAATATTTGCTAATATTTTTTAAACTAAATTTAGTTTTATACCATTTAGCTAAGGGTAAAATTGCAGGAATAAAGAATCCTTTACCACATGCTTTCTTAAACTTCCATATATTCCATATATATTGAATATACCCGGGGCCAACTCACTAATCTAATATATAAATTAATAAATCTTTTATAAATAGCCTTATTAAAGGGCTCCTACTCCTTTTAAAATATCAATCTAGTTTAACAAATAATGAACTGTACGATATATAAGCTACTCTATGTCAATAGTTTGCAAAACTTTAGCCCTTAACACATCACAATTCGAACTATTTACTTGGTTTATACACTTATTGCTATATATTTTTGCTCTAAGGAGGTAACGATGCAATTAAAAAAACAATGTTTATTTGCACTTATATTGATAAGTTTTATTAGTTGTGATTTACTATTTGACAAAGATATACAAAAAAAATCTGCTGGTCTACTTGATAAGGTTCATTCTATCTTAGATGCTAAAAATCAAGCTATCAGCAATACTTCTGATAAGCCAAGTAAATTAATTAAAAGATCTTTAAAAAAAATTAGAAAAAAACGTAAAAAAGGTATGGAAAGAGGAAAAGTAAACACTCAAGAATCATCACAAGACAATGGACCTATTGCTGGTGTTTATGTCCCTAGTGTCAATGGTATATTAGTTTCAGATTCTATGACCCAAAGTACACTTCAAGAAAAAGAAAGAAAAAATTTGTCTGTTGATATTGTCAGCAGTAATGATTCAACTTCTCTTAACAGTCAAGAAAGAGAGTCAACACCAGAGCTTACAATACCTACAGTCAGTCTAAGTGGTACTACAGGCACTCTTAGTGATTTAAGTAGTGGAGGATACTCAGGTAACTACGAGTACACTTATTACTCAATACCAACAACAATTTCAGGTTACGCTAATCCTATTACAGAAGAAGTAGAAGATAGCCCTCAATATGAATATTATGATCAATTAGAAGAAGCTGAAAAAACTGTTAATTCTGCACTTAAGTTGATTCAAAAAATCAAAGACGATAGAGATCAAGTCGAATTTCAAGCTACTATGAGCATAAGTGGTTATTCTACCTCAGACGACAGAAAAAATGCTAAAGCAAAATTGAGCCAGTTTAGTAAAGAAAAGCTAGCACAAACACTTAAAGAAATTTTGAAAGAAGTTGACGATACACGAACAGCAATTGATAATGCAGTAGAAAATTCTTACGAACCCGTAACACAAACTTCTGCAAGCTATACCACTTATGCAGATCAAAAATTATACTTGGCTAAAGGTGAACTATACGATCTTATAAAAGCAATTGAAAGTACAACTACTACTTATGATGCCTACATAAAAAGCACAGGCTTAAGCAGACCCAAATTTTCAGAAGTAGAGAAGTATTTAAAGGAAGCAAAAGGGTTAATCAAACAAGCTATAAAATAATGTAAATTGATACTTCAAAAATTAGATTACATAAATGTTATTTTTAATTTACAACAAAGATAGGCTACATTTATAGTCTATCTTTGTTGATTAATATATTAATGTTTTTTTAAAGCAAATTGCGATATATTTATTTTAAAGGAGATAAAATTAATGAAAAAAAAATGTTTACTAACAATTCTCTTATTAAGTCTTGTTAACTGTGGTTTATTAAGTAAGAATAAAAATTCAGAGACTAGTTTATTAAATACCCTTGATAATAATCAAAAACAAGCACTTATTACCTTTAAAGATTTACTTCAAGATAAAAATCACCGAAGTATCCTAGAAAAACAACAGAAAAGTATTTTAGAAAATTTAGCACAACCCCAAAAAAATTCTAATCTGCAAGATAAGCTTAAAAAAACACTAAACTCTGAGTACGATAAAACTCAATTAAATAAATTATTTGATGAGCTTGGAAATATTAAGACTAAACAATTCCTTCAAAAATTGCACATAATGTTAAAGTCTATTAACAATGGAACTCTTACAAGCTTTTCATCTAGCAATTTTAAAGACTCAAATCAAACTTTGGAACAAAAAAAAGAACAAGCATTACAATATATAAAAGGTCAGTTATATACTGATTATTATCTTTACATCAATGGGATTCAAGATGCAAACTATTTCTTTGAAAGAATAATGTCCGTTTTAGAAATTTAAGTTCGTTATTCATAAATAAAATATTGAATTTCTTTTAACACTTAAGATTTATCTCTGACACGCGCTTCGATCTTAATTTCTTCGAATTTATTTGCATAATTCATTGAAATAAGCTCAGCGCACACTTTATCAGGATCATAAAATGCAAGTTTTAACGCTTCTTTATAATCATTGTCAATTTTCAAATAATTAGCATTTAATCTATCTTTCTCAGATATATCATTTATCATGTTTATAGCTGCTAAAGCTTCGTCCTGAGCTTTAAGAGTTTCCATAACATTATTAGTAACCATTTTGAATTTATTAGTAACAAAAATAATTTTAGATATCAGATAATGAAAATCATTGCTAGTATATGTTTTTAAACTGTGTTTAGGTTCATGACCTACATAATAAAATACAATAAACTTGGAATCAATTATTACATCTCTCAAGTAATAAACGGCTCTTTTCTCCTCAGTAGTTAAATTAAATTTGTCAAATATTTTGGCAATCAACGCCGAATCATACTCAATTGCCTTAAACTTAATATCTGCATCCATATTCAATTTAGTAAAGTGACTATCAATAAGCTTAGTATATGCCTGCTTAGGATCATCACATGCCAATTTTAACGCTTCTCTATAATCATTATTAATCTTTACAAATCGTTCACTTAATGCGTTTTTTTCAACTTCCTTTTGGACCTTTGCAACAGCTACTTCAGCAGCTACTTTTGCATTAAAAGTAACTGCAATGTTTCCAACAACCATTTTGGTTTTAAGAGCACCAAAAATAGTAGATAATAGCTTATAAAAATCATGATTATCATACGTTTTTACCATCACCCCATCTGAATCACGTACAACAAACTCAGAATCAGTTAATACACTTTTTAAATACAAAATAACACTTATTTGGTAATCAGTTAAATCAAATTGAGAAAATAATTCATCAAATCTAAAATTATTATGATCATTCACACTCTTAAATGTTCTATTTATTGGAAAATTAATAGTATGATACTCATCTATAGCGTTTTTTTTATTCATATTACAACTAATTAATAATAATATTAGTAATAATTCACTCTGACTGATCTTCATGTTTATTTCATTTCTACTTTTTTATTTACATGCAATAAATACTTAGTAATAACCCCCTATTTTCTGATCTCTCTAATAATTACCCCTAAATCTATCTGAATTCTCTCTAACAGGCTTATACAGCAAAGATTAAAATTAGCAAAGACCACACCCATAAGCTTAGCATATGATTGAGCAGAATCACTAAATAACTTTTCAACTTGACTTTATAAGTACTATTCTCCTCATTAATCCTTGCAGCAACCCACTTCTTTAGGTCTCATATTGTACATTATCAACAACTGCAACAATCCCTTTATTGTAATTCAAGACTATCTATAATATTGCTTAAAGCTCCTTCAATTTTAACAACACTAAACAGAGGAAATGATAATATAACATAAAATCCTCATCAGAAAATACTACTTCTACTTCATTACCTAGAATAATTGCAAAAATAGTTAATACGTCTCGAAAGTAATATATAAACTTTTTCTATTCAGGGGTTAAATCTGCTTAAGTTCTATCAGAATCAATAAATAATCTCCTTTTTTATGTAAAATAAATCCCATTATTTCAGTTTTAAGACCCACTGTTTACACTAACTTTTTGCTTGTGCTTCTCGTTTAAGTCTTTCAAACTCGCCTGCAACACTATGATTTAAACGAGCAAATACATCACTAGTAAGCTTAGCAAATAATTTATCAGGATCTTTTAATACGGGTTTTAACTCCTGATCATATAAATCCTTCTGACGATTAAACTGCTCTTTCAAATTATTTTTCTCAACATCATCTTTTACTTTATCAATAAATGTCTCAGCTGCGTATAAGTTTTTAATAGTATTTTTCATGGTTGCTACAACCTTTTTAAGGTTAGCAGCACCAAAAGGAGAAGACACTAGTAACTCATAAAGTTTATATTTAGTATATGGATTCACATTTACTCCAGACTCATCATCTTCACCGGGAACAAATGATAAAACTAAAATATACCGAATAACTCTTTTTTCATAAAGACCCAAATTAAAGGTATCATATATTTTAGAGGCGACCTCTGCACTTATCTTAATTTTTTCAAATACGTCTGCTACATTCAGATTACGTTCAATAAGCTCAGCATATGACAACGAAGGATCATTGCATGTCACTTTTAATACCTTTTTATACCAACCCTGCCTTAACTCAAGCTGCTCAAATACCTCTCGTTCAATTAAATCCCCTATCTTACTGACAGCATTCTTAGCTTCGGCCTGTGCTTTTAAAACTGCCACAATGCTTCTAGCAACTGCTTTAGTACCCTGTTTATCAAATCTAGATAATAAACTATAAAACTCAGCACTGGTATACGTTTTATAATACTTTTTATGTATACCAGGTATAAAATGCTTAAAATTCATTAATGTATCTTTAAAATAATCTATAGCTCTTTTCTCTTCAGCAGTTAGATCAAAATTTTTTTCTCCAATATCTTCAACAAATGAATAACGAAATTGAAAGTCATTTTGAAACAAACCACAACCAATTAACAACAACAATAATAATAATTTAATCTTATATACCTTCATACCTAATTCCTTACTTATACATAATCCTTTTATTTTAGACTAAAATAATACCCAGCGTGGAATATTATTCTGGTTTTATACTTTTAGCTTCATTAAATCTTCTTTTTCATTAACAGTGAAAAAATCGCTATCAAATATTTGATTAGGTAATACTATTATTAGTTCTCTTAACTCTTTATATCTCTTAGACCCTATCTTATCACATATCAACAGATGTTATAACTTTTTCAAAATCCCTAAAAACTTTCATCACAAATCAAAACCTTCAAGTAATTTAATTAGGCAACTTTTTACTAAATCACCAGTTAGAGATGTCGTTGATTCTTCTTTTTTAAAACTCGCAACTAACTTAATAATATTAATAAATACTAAAACCAGTATATTTATTATTATATAATAATAAATATTAAGATCCAACACTCATTCATTACTATCAAGTAATTAAGGTTAAAAATTATTTATAAAAAAGAAATTCCAAAAAATTTTAAAACTTTTTTAAAAAAAACTTGAAAACAAATAATTTTTGAATTAATAATTAATTACCAAATACTTTAATTTTTCAAAAGGAAGATTGTTTACTCACAATGTTTTATACATTCTTTTAAATATCCCCTTTATCAAGGGGCTTTTTTATATTTATTTCCTAAATAACTGCATTGTTATCTTCTTTAATTGGCCAATTTAATTCAAATATTACGTCACTCCCCATTTCTGCAAATTAAGCAAATCGAAAAGTTAAAGCGGTAATTTAAGTAAAACACATTTTAATAAATATTTACCAAGTACTATCAGATTTATGAAGTATATTTAATTGTCAAAGGAGATATTATATGGGGTATGTAAAAGTAATAAGTATTGTAGCATTGCTACTTACAATCAATTGTAAATTAGATAATAAAAGACTAAAAGCAGAAAGTGAGACTAAATTAGCACAAGAAAACGCAAAATCTGTAGCAAAATCTATTACAGGACACGTAAGTAAAATTACAGGATTAACAGTAGGTGAAATTAAAGCTTTAAGTGAAGAAGAGCTCGCCAAGATTGCTGCTGAAGCAAAAGCAAATTCTGAAGATTCTAAGAAAGAAATTAATAATTTTAGAATAATCAAAAATAAAGCAAAATTAGAAGTAAATGATATCCCAAATCCCGTTAAAGCAATCAAAAATGCTGCTGAAAAGATTGAAACGGCATTTAAGGCATTACTAAACGCAGGATACAACGGTCCTGTGGCAAATGTAATCAAAAGTAACATAGATAGTGGAGTAAAAATGATATCATTACTGGATAAGTTATTAGACATAGCTACCAAAGGAATTAATAATACCAGAGAACTAGATATTAAAAAGGTAATAGAGGAATTTAACACACAAAATCCAGAACTACGGATTTATATTAATGAATCTGGGGTAAACGATATCATGAGATCATGCATAAAGATTATTATGACAAATATAAGTAGATATTTTTTTAATGGAGTCCATAATGAGTTAAGAGATAATTTAGATAAAGCTCCAAACAAGCTTAAAGAAGCTTTAACATCTCTAAAAGAAGCTGCCAACTCCATAAACACTGCAGCAGGAATAATTGAACTATGCTTTAATAATGATTATTAATGATATTATATATGAATGATATACTGAAAGGGTGTCTCTACGAGATTATTTCGGTATATCTATCTACTTTAATAAACTTATAAATTCTTGTATAAGAAACTTGAGTATTTTTGGTAATAAATAAACATATAACTGTAAGGCTTACTTGAAAATAAAGCCCGCTACTATAATAATAGCAATAATAAAAGTAAAACCAAATATCCATCTAACAAGATTTTTTGTCTCTTTTATATTCTCATTTAATGCTTTCATAGATGCATCTATTTTATCATCTAGATAATCAAATTTAATATTAAAATTCTTCTCTAACTTTTCTAAGTCTTTATAAGTAAGCTCATTATGATGATAACGCTTCTATAGATCAAGTGTAATAAATTTATGCATCCCCATCTTAACAAATTCACTATAAATTTGATTTTATATAATTATATGAGCTATCTTAATATTTATTCCTTATTCCAAGGACAAATAACCACATATACAAACAATCCAAGTGCAAGTTGAGAATTGTAAAATGAATGTTACATATTATTCAATGTTAATTATTTAATCAGATTATTATAACTTACTAAACTTTTTCCTTTCATCCTTTTGATATTTAAATTAAATAATATATAATTATCAAATAATACGTATTATAATTTAATAAAATTATTAATTAATATTTGTTAAATTTTACAAGCAAGGAGATTATTTTGAAAAATAAAGTTTTTATAATGTCTTTTATAATAATTTTTACTCTAACCGCTTGCAAATCAGACCTTAATGAACAAAGAACAAAAGGATTTAATTATAAGACTCAAAAAGACTGTACACAGTCAATACATAAAGATGGTACATCATCAATACAACAGATACAACAAAAATGCAAAAAAGAAGTTAACACAAAAGAAAAACAGATCTTAATAGACTTTTTAAGAAAACAGGTTCAAAATGTCACTGCTTTAATAGAGAAAGATAAAAAAAATACTCAAAAGAACGAGCCTGCGGATCAATTTGGAATGAAAAATGGTGTATTTAAAATTGTCATAGGCAATCCCAGCCAGAAAGCCTACAATGATCCTGAAAGTCAAAGTAATAGAAGACAATTTTATTCATCTCTAAATTACAATGAAGTAAAAATTAGAAAGCTTGGGATCATCCTTAATCAAATAACATCTGATGATATCAACAGAGGACAATTACACATAGACATCACAAATGCAGGAAGAGCTTACTCTCAATTTTTATTTGAACGGGTAATCGATAAAATAAAAGATGTTCAAGATAAACTCGATTCTTTGAAGTTTAAAGATTTAAAAACAATTAAAACCAAATTTGATGAAATTGCAAAACTAAAGTTATTGTGGAAAAACACCGCAGATAATATCATCAAGAACTATGATGACGATGCAGATGGAATTAAAACTGATAGTCAAAAATTGATTGAATATATAAGAGAAAAATATGGCAATATATTTCAAAAGGAAATTCCTAAAATTGGCATATTAGTTGGTGATATTAACAAAATTTTACTAATTTTAAATTAGTAATTTAAAATTAGTAATTTATATTAAATATTATACTTTTATAATTAAGTAAAGACAAATCGAAAAATTTTTGCCTTAACATAAAGCATATCATACTGATAGTAACAATATATATGCTATAATATTATTTAATAATAATAAATAAATAATCATAATTAAAATATATAAAAATTTTAAAAATAAGGACAATGTTTTGAAAAATAAAATTTTTATAATGTCTTTTATAACAATTTTTACTCTAACTACCTGTAATTCAGATCTCGAGTTATTTCCAAAAACAGGAATAGTAGGTTTACGCAGATTTCTTGCTAGCTTAGAACCAGAATCAATAAAAAAAGCCAAAAATGATTTAATAAATACACTAAGCACAAAAGCTTACAATATTAAACCCATATTAGATTTACACAACAATGATACTTGGATCGAAGATAGTACTCAATTTGGACTTAAAGGAAATGGTAAGGCATTTGATAAGATTGACAATAAAATGAATAATCAAAAAGCAAGTGATACTATAAACAAGCCCATTAGAAGGAAATTTTATTTATCTTTGGAATATGATGAAATACTAATCAGAGATTTCGGAGCAGTTCTTAACCAAATAGCAGCAACTACGACTCATAAAAATAATGCTATGCTTACAACAATCATAAATGCGACAATAACATACTCTTCCAATTATTTTGAAATTGCATTCACACTACTCATTAATAAAGAAAAGCAACTTCAATCTTTAAATTTTAATGCTCTACAATTTCTTAAAGAAGAATTTGACAAACTTGAAAGGATAAAACAGAATTGGAAACAAACCGTCAAAAATATTACAAATGATTACATTAAAAATAAAAATAACATTAAAACTGACAAAACTAAAATAGTAACCCACATAATTCGTAACTATAAATTGAACTTTACAACCGCATTTAATAAAATTGATACAATAAATAATAATATTGCAAAAATCTTAGGCGAACTTAAATAAAATCAATAAAACTAACACTTAAAAAGTTTATAAAAAAAATCACATGCTCTAAATAACAACTTAATTTTCTAACTTTTCCTATTGATATTAAAAATCAAATCAATATAATCAATAATTGATATTAACAAAAAATTAATTTGATTTTAAAAGCAAGGAGAATACTTTGAAAAATTATTTTTTCACCCCATTAATTTTCATAACTTTTATTTTAATCGCTTGCGATTCAAGTTATAATTCAGATCCCAAATCAGTTATTAATGATAAAAAGATTAAGATTTTAATAGACAATTTAACAAACAAAAATGACAATATTAAGCATATATTCAACATAATAAATATACACAAAGATAATAAATGGGTAGAGGACAGTGATCAATTTAACATGCAAGGAAAGAACCAATTATTTGATGTTACTACCACTGATGATAACATAAAATATAAGAATAACAAACTTGCCAGAAGAGAAGTTTACTTAGCTTTTGAGTATCACACAAACTCCATTAAAGAATTTGGGAAAATTGCTAACAAATTAGCCGAAGGTGCTATTAAAGCCAGTAATACAGAAATTCAATACCTAAAACAGGTCATAAATCAAGTAAGACAATATGCTAGAAATTATTTTTTAGTTACATTTACACTACTAATGAATAAACAAAATAAGCTTAACTCTTTAAGTCTTTCTACATTAAAAAAACTTACAAACAAATTCAAGATACTTGAAAATACAAAACAAGAGATTAAAAATGCTATGAACAAAATCAAAGATGACTTCAATAATGATCATAATAAAATTAAAACTGGTGACATCGCTAACCTAATAAAATACCTAACCATCGATAATAAGTATCATGAACAATTTCAAAAGGCAGCTATTAAAATCAACTATATATGTGAAGACATCAAATCAATCTTAGATAAAAGATAAACATTATTTAAACATAATTACATTACAAATAATAAAGAAACAAAAACATTTATTGATTCTTCCTACATGGTAATAAGATTAACATTTATAATTTATAGGTCAATCTGCATTATGTAGGACCTGGACACAGAACACAATTGGGCTTTTTATATGTTGATTATTTTATTTGTACAATTTAAAATTAAGCTATGGATCATTTTTTTATATCCCTTTAAACAAAATTTAATATCAAAATCCAACTATAATAATTACTTACATACAAAACAATTATATATAATTTTATCTTTAAAAAAAAGAATACAGGTTTTTGATTAATTAATATTATCATAATAAAACTTTATTATTTTTAACTATTGCTATCTTGATATTTAAATTAAATCCATATACAATACTAGTTAATAACAATTATTAACTAACACTTTTATAAAAATGGTTAATAAATTTGTTTAATCTTAACAACAAGGAGAATATTGTGAAACATAAGGTTTTTATTATATTTATTTTAGCAAGCTTGGTTTTATTCATTGCTTGTGACAACAATCCAAATAAAACTGATCAGGCAAAAAAGCCGACAGAGGAAGAAACAAAAAACAAAGAAGAGGCTCAAAAACAACAAATAGTAGAAGATATACAAAAATTACTACCAATGGCAACGCAAATACTAACAACACATAATGATAATAATTGGGACGAAAATTCACAAGGATATGACCTCACTGCTGCCAATCAACTATTTGCTGTAATTCAACATACTCCCCAAGGTCAAGCAGGTGCTATACTATATAACGGTAATGATGCTGATAGTAAAATAGCCAGAAAAGAAATGTACCTAGCATTTGAATATAATAAAGACTACATTAAAGCTTTTGGTACACTTGCTAACAAAATGGCAGCAACTGCTACAGCAACTCCTGCTATAAAGACTATCCTAGAGGAAATCGTAAATGGTATGAGAGAGTATGCTGACGCTTATTACTTAAAAGTATTCTATACACTAAATAACAAAAAAGATGAACTTAAAAACTTATCTCTTGAAAAGCTAC
The genomic region above belongs to Borrelia parkeri and contains:
- a CDS encoding BTA121 domain-containing protein surface lipoprotein, which codes for MNKKNAIDEYHTINFPINRTFKSVNDHNNFRFDELFSQFDLTDYQISVILYLKSVLTDSEFVVRDSDGVMVKTYDNHDFYKLLSTIFGALKTKMVVGNIAVTFNAKVAAEVAVAKVQKEVEKNALSERFVKINNDYREALKLACDDPKQAYTKLIDSHFTKLNMDADIKFKAIEYDSALIAKIFDKFNLTTEEKRAVYYLRDVIIDSKFIVFYYVGHEPKHSLKTYTSNDFHYLISKIIFVTNKFKMVTNNVMETLKAQDEALAAINMINDISEKDRLNANYLKIDNDYKEALKLAFYDPDKVCAELISMNYANKFEEIKIEARVRDKS
- a CDS encoding BTA121 domain-containing protein surface lipoprotein gives rise to the protein MKVYKIKLLLLLLLIGCGLFQNDFQFRYSFVEDIGEKNFDLTAEEKRAIDYFKDTLMNFKHFIPGIHKKYYKTYTSAEFYSLLSRFDKQGTKAVARSIVAVLKAQAEAKNAVSKIGDLIEREVFEQLELRQGWYKKVLKVTCNDPSLSYAELIERNLNVADVFEKIKISAEVASKIYDTFNLGLYEKRVIRYILVLSFVPGEDDESGVNVNPYTKYKLYELLVSSPFGAANLKKVVATMKNTIKNLYAAETFIDKVKDDVEKNNLKEQFNRQKDLYDQELKPVLKDPDKLFAKLTSDVFARLNHSVAGEFERLKREAQAKS
- a CDS encoding complement regulator-acquiring protein, which translates into the protein MKNKVFIMSFIIIFTLTACKSDLNEQRTKGFNYKTQKDCTQSIHKDGTSSIQQIQQKCKKEVNTKEKQILIDFLRKQVQNVTALIEKDKKNTQKNEPADQFGMKNGVFKIVIGNPSQKAYNDPESQSNRRQFYSSLNYNEVKIRKLGIILNQITSDDINRGQLHIDITNAGRAYSQFLFERVIDKIKDVQDKLDSLKFKDLKTIKTKFDEIAKLKLLWKNTADNIIKNYDDDADGIKTDSQKLIEYIREKYGNIFQKEIPKIGILVGDINKILLILN
- a CDS encoding complement regulator-acquiring protein, with the protein product MKNKIFIMSFITIFTLTTCNSDLELFPKTGIVGLRRFLASLEPESIKKAKNDLINTLSTKAYNIKPILDLHNNDTWIEDSTQFGLKGNGKAFDKIDNKMNNQKASDTINKPIRRKFYLSLEYDEILIRDFGAVLNQIAATTTHKNNAMLTTIINATITYSSNYFEIAFTLLINKEKQLQSLNFNALQFLKEEFDKLERIKQNWKQTVKNITNDYIKNKNNIKTDKTKIVTHIIRNYKLNFTTAFNKIDTINNNIAKILGELK
- a CDS encoding virulence associated lipoprotein, coding for MKNYFFTPLIFITFILIACDSSYNSDPKSVINDKKIKILIDNLTNKNDNIKHIFNIINIHKDNKWVEDSDQFNMQGKNQLFDVTTTDDNIKYKNNKLARREVYLAFEYHTNSIKEFGKIANKLAEGAIKASNTEIQYLKQVINQVRQYARNYFLVTFTLLMNKQNKLNSLSLSTLKKLTNKFKILENTKQEIKNAMNKIKDDFNNDHNKIKTGDIANLIKYLTIDNKYHEQFQKAAIKINYICEDIKSILDKR
- a CDS encoding virulence associated lipoprotein produces the protein MKHKVFIIFILASLVLFIACDNNPNKTDQAKKPTEEETKNKEEAQKQQIVEDIQKLLPMATQILTTHNDNNWDENSQGYDLTAANQLFAVIQHTPQGQAGAILYNGNDADSKIARKEMYLAFEYNKDYIKAFGTLANKMAATATATPAIKTILEEIVNGMREYADAYYLKVFYTLNNKKDELKNLSLEKLQTLSNKINAIQEAKKNIINAVNKIKADYDTDKEVGTATHKLKTTATATEIQNYLVSKQGTFVNDINTIKNTAAEILTILS